A single Oncorhynchus mykiss isolate Arlee chromosome 24, USDA_OmykA_1.1, whole genome shotgun sequence DNA region contains:
- the LOC118944043 gene encoding ATP synthase subunit a-like: MFFITFSIMFIIMFIIMFIIMFIMFIIIMFFITFSIMFIIMFIIMFIIMFFITMFIMFIIMFFITMFIMFIIIIITFIMFIITFIITFIIMFIIIMFFITFIIMFIMFIIMFFITMFIMFIIIIIITFIMFIITFIITFIIMFIIIIMFFITFIITFIIMFIMFIIMFFITFIIIMFFITFIIMFIIMFFIIIIIMFIIMFFIEFFIMFFILFIIMVNIMFIIIMFIIMFFIMFIVIMFFIMFSIMFIIMFIIVFIIFIMFIPFAAIPTFFGTLKDVNLNRSPSTSHRMQQSNRCPAQTSETRFQTCKTLLKDLH; the protein is encoded by the exons atgttctTCATCACATTCAGCATCATGTTCATCATCATGTTCATCATCATGTTCATCATCATGTTCATCatgttcatcatcatcatgttcTTCATCACATTCAGCATCATGTTCATCATCATGTTCATCATCATGTTCATCATCATGTTCTTCATCACCATGTTCATCATGTTCATCATCATGTTCTTCATCACCATGTTCATcatgttcatcatcatcatcatcacattcATCATGTTCATCATCACGTTCATCATCACATTCATCATCatgttcatcatcatcatgttcTTCATCACGTTCATCATCATGTTCATCATGTTCATCATCATGTTCTTCATCACCATGTTCATcatgttcatcatcatcatcatcatcacattcATCATGTTCATCATCACGTTCATCATCACGTTCATCATcatgttcatcatcatcatcatgttctTCATCACGTTCATCATCACGTTCATCATCATGTTCATCATGTTCATCATCATGTTCTTCAtcacattcatcatcatcatgttcTTCATCACGTTCATCATCATGTTCATCATCAtgttcttcatcatcatcatcatcatgttcaTCATCATGTTCTTCATCGAGTTTTTCATCATGTTCTTCATCTTGTTCATCATCATGGTCAACATCatgttcatcatcatcatgttcATCATCATGTTCTTCATCATGTTCATCGTCATCATGTTCTTCATCATGTTCAGCATCATGTTCATCATCATGTTCATCATCGtgttcatcatcttcatcatgtTCATCCCATTC gcagcaatccCAACTTTTTTCGGGACCCTGAAGGACGTCAACCTCAACCGTAgccccagcacctcacacaggaTGCAACAGAGCAACAGATGccccgcccagaccagcgagacacgcTTCCAGACCTGCAAGACCCTCCTGAAGGACCTGCACTGA